The following proteins are encoded in a genomic region of Tenebrio molitor chromosome 7, icTenMoli1.1, whole genome shotgun sequence:
- the unc80 gene encoding protein unc-80 homolog isoform X12, with amino-acid sequence MRMPDSDRRSSGENGLNEDALPVPIQVFLWRQISPFVKPKLGKLHEASCMFCQHSMTGHHELKEACKMFERVLVQNIQSGLKSDLSEAIRSIPRWRLIQASLPHVMHSAASLLFNRMKDGNIQSLGAVETKLMYTLHWIILDAAEECADNDFEKGLFHTSPFYYLFSIPTLTLFIYLFAPICNNLKESDFQNFRLENGLKIWQGMWEFRQPEASCFSSHCKPKPKHLFGKNSKQKTQFGDVFLGRKQSEDLLGRESPPSQGISASSSEQQHLFSSGPSTTTVTVTATITKITDDENNWVSSPKDTVFPETIPEESSSTEEEHVVIFRLPSLHESDGFLRDPSIYTAETSLFQLAMRKSSTGKNNVKAEQIPAASVPDSKPSKPSIQKIGFIKTSSSSTDKDSVDSSKHPSTEGPAPDMDGSRKTLTGAPPVDITAATFLDVAVLRCLFITHWQEEGIYWALHYLYNRLRDISEETAAQLQPRRRSNSLPIPKIEVSLYQSTELKKQENNKDFIEVPEVKDVSLLAESPYTNKKPLDEPVHLRRASEKIKKRMKIADLKAFVETKLLSKSDKALEKIGQDEPKPLGEHAVGSRRMLSDYHRSLDTGDEHLSRPNSAMSKMFEPTASNLVKGKSMPSLSCLIDELTSGGYMGEIHWDRRRPSRFERPTQPMANPIITVTEHTPTPSPDYLKRQGSMDSQLDAASLSGSKLGNWNERKASLTRSQTDSNITYAGEDIPEAPGSACYITKEGDIDFQVVLKAVHATALRDNTVCTLRVLEVILNLVELLIDVGVLKQGPRNETTTTSASVSGQTTSPGKTQKVPTSTTYASLGGELEKTAKPMTSHKLIMHIIIRVLKHLGCPHGCADGQRGPAAEFLRTQCQNILAKLNRVSANQFKNFLRDYVKFQPLSDVLDLFHAYVGYCIDPSSLLSPLNQKRGSSRSPDTVSQGGYATNFDTGVGGGGIRGVEGQIMSHVFKPLVTRFVDSAKEIKTPDNLGLYCEVRQLMTYVKEGHGSVFRRVALSALIDTADRPSKKEVNVQTTRVIRHMHHSEIDDQGDVPTDTSYTIDERGVRKLLFKKRSTSSTCASLLETEAEELSKISQSPLGNLRKRHILTPRQSERALGIVEPPTKIKSKSKLGGIVNWFKKSDQTSVDDNENQENGDSGTDTSSFIRQTSKYYPNKSGKSNVGQTLQKAKRRVEDRFNKFVLKKGKKKDGSTEETSGGYLSRRNSVELGESSRESEFVVFKERKLVATAPVYQGALRLSFLLETCPPGSVPDAHLLASILDLPHSTVVARATLLLECSYFVHCCNKGQWPSWMKLNFPMFRPSGPLPPRGPNTGIRRSHIMQRAAGKMFYQWAEVLGQRLEEIINEDKHLEPHIAAMVLDEQKQKELLMQDEEEDFLDEASINTYGSSCSMALRLIACILLHEITSFLRETYQTLPKSSRMTGKERPPPWERLYSREANRRWSMALSSMGHSQTSAQSLQSIAGDRDSGQAERKISFVLHEPDNESEGSSNTTVTMQAMMQGEETKRIGQPPRPYLLRRGTAAPSGGSFKRRSLKLRRGTKEGKEMEIEWRIPETVKRTDSIQSKRKVSSLSDRSDTSEPGMAGEASGEESPGVLSDDQPPESPSDSNDTDDTTKNMPWMKVMVQVSNSFYYFCTHQNFCHPFCYRRIMRSCSRLVKAVRKVYGEEFGVLDDKLNMDFGGKKKGNKKDKSQNRKVSDQTSSQVSPIRRKDSVGKKEKIEKNLDGSQLSKLASKESSRDIADSDTGHDPSKSTNDSKPLEPPPILKYIKTQVKDAFHSPLAVLLKGAVILSEEHFIEIIPVAWELLLETNQEVTASAASIFILAAVKAPQPVSDIMQHGLSHPEAAVRINAILRFQVLWKMRYQVWPRMEESAHILFKVPPPGIEFTLPSPKIGIESLDVVDSPWELLVKTKVEEVTINQERHRSLVTATKTRKKQQTELIKMALQAQDDKKREERENFLITTIPITIQAAHEPSLYHTSEEHDEADDEQVEGQTRNTGHHLHSAHSLFPSCLCSAVVQIITLLDDAAVSADGNAVYEVAYQVIWCCLVEDSALFLRYILERLTREKQEQMFKILRHVIRFIPKLPQQAAFALYNYIIGYVMFYVRSPHEDGQMLIGAALSLLWMVVHSVHGIMFKDLKQILRKEQCDASILLTANVPSAKKIIVHGPQDPDAAGIPSQFPVQEDTQFCQILREALDFFGIEDNRQKEFFLVDYKTHQIRNPASYVRDYYFFKRSQYPQLELVHMKPEDAFNALQKQELLHKFVEIGKVLLTWAILKNVDMVVQRVVFLHEELMKLPSFPRKALESDLDLYKGGALGKELLGLDVLHKFMWVRLIARMFEAMAGNFAYSGDIHLFLNVLNGAVMLHSEDACILRYVMATYINAAFHFKNIFSTNGYLLIMPTLLKIYSNHQTNKLVTTTIEYAVKQFYLMNRKPFILQMFGSVSAMLDTDEEGTFGDAHKIQSSCLFNLLLSLETPSPDPLNIAELVKEDKPLKAIDFCYHDENEMVTILDCISLCVMVVSYSSESVRGYQMLIILEAILPCYVQHIQLPSYNKEGKTEKEIINHLAVSIKTLVNNCEALTKSYNGPYRSSPEHKGSSQRNYSRGPYSPGFDFEDESHSKFMSEHSRAKSMYEHDVEDSEVLRADYRRPRDVLLSLVGEFMCRATARLIELNKKNNQEGKLIELLDIRSHIRLADIAHSLLKVSPYDPESMGCRGLQHYMSYILPSTEWANDAMRPALVTILRRLDKVFQKISKKPSIRRNTDWDAAAGLLKGIYDTMVKYPYIMHWQHIKALINTCQFLIVTECYSTEGVSSATAALMSQAPPPHFCSMVVRLIALQIQNTNDNCTLEQVCGGSSTFSTQDKTESMIMNLIMPLCLRVGSGRKVSDVSAMKQNDISFAMTLVLHAMSPPNTKSMASSGPNLKVAAEIRTGSLTFTGTRDTKTSSKINTSLYQVSFLALKIMTICFEGELITVWTRIARTMRELGKRNEAASFLWDFLDFVVTHRTPLYILMQPFIFQKLAQPPISDFERNIHAKIRDKMRGIGLPFPKSRGALLMELAHQMKELKEELEDASDNTDPKKPEAAQPTVQMTTETNHGRHQRHSLIGLFTGDHGTKGSAEHPHTTLPTKVPESSTSTSHVSTPNQAASDGQDGTANGSSTPCNAVTGETSTTPLSPGSPADDSSGETHPAKSRLQRIKPQSRKTFRIRKSRKNSRVELSHSKESEEPPQFGSPQVPLTPPVTTQTQVTPPTELPPVTVNNNQQQQQQQQQQQQQQQPQQQISDQHRLRISMRGKPTESSWDEDSAISQTSSTSGYRESYPVMHLRDNLENSPKAFPPLASPDIHDLPSTSSATTTNLQCDNSSPDCSLNENGERTALLSHTERSSSQHSLLMVFEHQDETTLI; translated from the exons GAAAGCAGTCGGAGGATCTACTGGGACGCGAAAGTCCTCCCAGTCAGGGTATAAGCGCTTCAAGTTCTGAacaacaacatttattttcaagtGGACCTTCTACTACCACCGTCACAGTTACCGCcacaattacaaaaattaccgATGATGAG AACAACTGGGTGTCATCCCCCAAGGATACAGTTTTCCCCGAAACGATTCCTGAAGAAAGCTCCAGCACGGAAGAGGAACATGTGGTCATCTTCCGCTTACCATCTCTTCATGAATCGGATGGATTTCTTCGCGATCCATCCATTTACACC GCCGAGACTAGTTTGTTTCAATTGGCCATGAGGAAAAGTAGTACTGGAAAGAATAATGTCAAAGCAGAGCAGATTCCCGCAGCGTCAGTTCCAGATTCGAAACCAAGCAAGCCTTCCATACAGAAAATCGG GTTCATAAAAACTTCTAGTTCTTCGACTGATAAGGATTCTGTGGATAGCAGTAAGCACCCATCAACGGAGGGACCTGCCCCAGATATGGACGGTTCACGAAAAACTTTAACTGGAGCCCCACCAGTTGACATCACTGCGGCTACATTCCTAGACGTTGCGGTTTTGAGGTGCTTGTTTATAACTCACTGGCAAGAAGAAGGTATCTACTGGGCTCTCCACTATTTGTACAACAG GTTGAGAGACATCAGTGAAGAAACAGCAGCACAGCTACAGCCCCGTCGAAGGAGTAACTCTTTGCCAATACCGAAAATTGAGGTGTCTCTCTACCAAAGCACGGAACTAAAGAAGCAAGAGAACAACAAGGACTTTATAGAGGTTCCGGAGGTGAAAGACGTTTCGCTTTTAGCTG AATCTCCATACACCAATAAAAAACCGTTAGATGAACCAGTTCATCTCAGACGGGCCAGTGAAAAAATCAAGAAGAGAATGAAAATTGCAGACCTCAAGGCGTTCGTCGAAACAAAATTGTTGTCCAAATCGGACAAAGCGTTAGAAAAAATCGGACAGGACGAACCGAAACCATTAGGGGAACATGCGGTGGGTTCAAGGCGAATGCTTAGT GATTACCATCGCAGTTTGGACACCGGTGATGAACATTTGTCACGACCCAACTCTGCAATGTCAAAGATGTTCGAACCCACCGCTAGTAACTTGGTCAAAGGGAAAAGTATGCCGAGTTTAAG CTGTTTAATAGATGAATTAACCTCTGGGGG ATATATGGGAGAAATCCACTGGGACCGTCGAAGGCCCAGCCGTTTCGAGCGACCGACACAACCCATGGCTAATCCCATCATAACTGTAACAGAACATACCCCGACACCATCTCCTGATTATCTAAAAAGACAG GGCTCCATGGACAGTCAGTTGGACGCTGCGAGTTTATCCGGGAGTAAATTGGGGAACTGGAATGAAAGAAAAGCGAGTCTGACTCGTTCCCAAACCGATTCTAATATTACTTATGCCGGGGAAGATATTCCAGAAGCTCCAGGTTCTGCGTGTTACATCACCAAAGAAGGCGACATCGACTTTCAAGTTGTGCTTAAA GCTGTCCATGCGACTGCGCTTCGAGACAACACCGTTTGTACTCTTCGAGTGTTGGAAGTTATTCTGAATCTGGTGGAACTTTTGATTGATGTCGGAGTTTTGAAACAAGGCCCAAGGAACGAAACTACAACCACCAGCGCTTCTGTCTCTGGACAAACTACAAGTCCGGGCAAAACACAAAAAGTTCCGACTAGTACCACGTACGCGTCTTTAGGTGGAGAACTTGAGAAAACAGCAAAACCCATGACATCCCACAAATTAATTATGCATATTATAATAAG AGTTCTTAAGCACTTGGGATGTCCACATGGATGTGCCGACGGACAAAGAGGACCTGCGGCTGAATTTTTGAGAACCCAGTGCCAAAATATCTTGGCCAAGTTGAATCGAGTTAGCGCAAACCAGTTCAAAAATTTCTTGCGAGATTACGTAAAATTTCAACCTCTGTCGGACGTTTTGGATCTCTTCCACGCATACGTCGGTTACTGTATTGACCCAAGTTCTTTGCTTTCGCCGTTGA ACCAGAAGCGGGGCTCTAGCAGGTCACCTGACACGGTATCGCAAGGTGGTTATGCCACGAACTTTGACACAGGCGTAGGTGGCGGCGGAATACGAGGAGTTGAGGGCCAGATTATGTCTCATGTTTTCAAACCGTTGGTTACTAGATTTGTCGATTCGGCCAAAGAAATTAAGACACCAGACAATTtg GGGTTGTACTGCGAAGTGCGCCAGCTAATGACGTACGTGAAAGAGGGACACGGTAGCGTTTTCCGAAGAGTTGCTCTGAGTGCTCTTATAGATACTGCCGATAGACCTAGCAAGAAGGAGGTTAATGTTCAAACGACGAGAGTCATAAG ACATATGCACCATTCGGAAATAGATGACCAAGGGGATGTCCCTACGGACACATCGTACACTATTGACGAAAGAGGAGTCAGAAAACTGTTGTTCAAGAAGCGAAGTACTTCATCAACTTGCGCC AGTTTGCTCGAGACTGAAGCAGAAGAATTGTCCAAAATTAGTCAAAGTCCTTTGGGCAACCTACGAAAGCGACATATTTTAACCCCTCGTCAAAGTGAAAGGGCTTTAGGTATTGTAGAACCGCCAACCAAGATTAAATCTAAATCGAAACTAGGTGGCATCG taAATTGGTTTAAGAAAAGCGACCAAACATCCGTCGATGACAATGAAAACCAAGAGAACGGAGATTCGGGAACGGATACTTCCAGTTTTATTCGACAAACTTCCAAATATTACCCAAACAAATCTGGAAAAAG TAATGTCGGTCAAACTCTGCAAAAAGCCAAAAGAAGAGTTGAAGATCGTTTCAACAAGTTCGTTCTGAAGAAAGGGAAAAAGAAAGATGGGAGTACAGAGGAAACATCAGGTGGAT ATCTCAGTCGTCGCAATTCTGTCGAGTTGGGAGAATCATCCAGAGAATCCGAATTTGTCGTTTTCAAAGAACGAAAACTGGTCGCAACGGCTCCAGTTTACCAAGGAGCGTTAAGACTGTCATTTCTGCTGGAAACGTGTCCTCCTGGATCCGTTCCAGATGCTCACCTTCTCGCGTCAATACTAGATTTG CCCCATTCCACTGTCGTCGCACGAGCTACCCTACTTCTTGAATGCTCGTACTTCGTGCATTGCTGCAACAAAGGACAATGGCCTTCATGGATGAAACTTAATTTCCCCATGTTTCGCCCTTCCGGTCCCCTCCCACCTCGAGGACCCAACACTGGCATTAGAAGATCGCACATCATGCAAAGAGCCGCcggaaaaatgttttatcaaTGGGCGGAAGTTTTGGGACAGAGACTTGAGGAAATTATCAATGAAGATAAGCATCTGGAGCCTCACATAGCTGCAATGGTGTTGGACgaacagaaacaaaaagaattgTTGATGCAAGATGAGGAAGAAGATTTTTTGGATGAAG CGAGTATAAACACTTATGGATCGAGTTGTTCGATGGCTCTTCGCCTGATCGCTTGTATCTTGCTGCACGAAATCACATCGTTCCTTCGGGAGACTTACCAGACGCTACCAAAGTCTTCGCGGATGACGGGAAAGGAGCGTCCGCCCCCGTGGGAGCGTTTATACAGTCGAGAAGCTAACAGAAGATGGAGCATGGCTTTGTCTTCGATGGGACACTCGCAGACTTCTGCCCAAAGTCTCCAATCCATCGCGGGCGACAGAGACTCAG GACAAGCTGAGCGAAAAATCAGTTTTGTCTTGCACGAACCCGATAACGAATCAGAGGGAAGCAGCAACACCACCGTCACTATGCAg GCAATGATGCAGGGTGAAGAAACCAAACGAATTGGACAACCTCCACGTCCTTACTTGTTGCGTCGAGGCACGGCAGCTCCTTCTGGTGGATCCTTCAAACGACGAAGTTTGAAGTTGAGACGCGGTACTAAAGAAGGCAAGGAGATGGAAATTGAAT GGCGAATTCCCGAAACCGTGAAGAGAACTGATTCCATACAGTCTAAAAGAAAAGTTAGTTCTTTGTCTGACAGGAGCGACACGTCTGAACCTGGAATGGCAGGTGAGGCGAGTGGTGAAGAATCTCCAGGTGTACTGAGCGATGACCAACCTCCCGAGAGTCCAAGCGACAGCAACGATACAGATGATACGACTAAAAACATGCCTTGGATGAAA GTAATGGTCCAAGTCTCCAATTCTTTTTATTACTTCTGTACCCACCAAAATTTCTGCCATCCTTTTTGCTACAGAAGGATAATGAGAAGTTGCAGTCGTCTTGTAAAAGCAGTTCGAAAAGTCTACGGTGAGGAGTTTGGGGTCTTAGATGACAAACTGAATATGGATTTTGGTGGCAAAAAGAAGGGTAACAAGAAGGACAAAAGTCAGAATCGGAAAGTATCAGACCAGACTAGTTCTCAAGTGTCTCCAATAAGACGAAAGGATAGTGTAGGCAAAAAGGAGAA AATCGAGAAGAATCTGGATGGGTCCCAGTTAAGCAAGTTGGCGTCCAAAGAGTCGTCTAGAGACATTGCCGATTCCGATACGGGACACGATCCTTCGAAGAGTACCAACGACAGTAAACCGCTAGAACCACcaccaattttaaaatacatcaAAACACAGGTGAAGGACGCTTTTCACAGTCCTTTGGCAGTACTGTTGAAAGGTGCCGTAATTTTGTCTGAAGAACATTTCATCGAAATAATTCCCGTTGCTTGGGAACTCCTTCTGGAAACTAATCAAGAAGTGACAGCGTCTGCTgcttcaatatttattttggcgGCGGTGAAAGCACCACAACCAGTGTCCGACATTATGCAACACGGTCTTTCTCATCCAGAAGCAGCAGTTCGCATCAATGCCATCCTGAG ATTTCAGGTATTGTGGAAGATGCGATACCAAGTGTGGCCCCGAATGGAAGAAAGCGCTCACATCTTGTTCAAAGTGCCACCTCCTGGCATCGAGTTTACTTTACCGTCACCGAAAATTGGAATTGAATCTCTGGACGTGGTCGATTCCCCTTGGGAACTCCTAGTGAAGACGAAAGTTGAAGAAGTGACCATCAATCAAGAACGACat AGATCTTTGGTGACTGCCACGAAGACTCGTAAGAAGCAACAAACGGAACTGATCAAAATGGCTCTTCAAGCTCAGGATGACAAGAAAAGggaggagagagagaattttttgataactACAATTCCCATTACTATTCAAGCGGCGCACGAGCCAAGTCTTTATCACACCAGCGAAGAACACGATGAAG CCGACGACGAGCAAGTTGAAGGTCAGACCAGAAACACGGGACACCATCTTCACTCAGCTCACTCTCTTTTTCCATCTTGTTTGTGTTCGGCAGTCGTTCAGATTATTACTCTGTTAGACGACGCTGCTGTCTCGGCAGATGGAAATGCCGTCTACGAAGTTGCTTATCAA GTGATATGGTGTTGCTTGGTGGAGGACAGCGCTTTATTTTTGAGATACATCCTTGAGCGCTTAACACGAGAGAAACAAGagcaaatgttcaaaatcttAAGACACGTAATCAGATTTATTCCGAAACTACCCCAACAAGCAGCTTTTGCTTTGTACAACTACATCATCGGATACGTCATGTTCTACGTAAGAAGTCCACACGAAGACGGTCAAATGTTAATCGGAGCCGCTTTGTCTCTGCTCTGGATGGTCGTTCACAGCGTTCACGGCATCATGTTTAAGGATTTGAAACAAATCTTGCGGAAGGAACAATGCGACGCGTCAATTTTACTCACCGCGAATGTTCCTTCAGCCAAGAAGATCATAGTTCACGGTCCTCAAG ATCCCGATGCCGCTGGTATACCTTCACAGTTCCCGGTGCAAGAGGACACTCAGTTTTGCCAAATCCTCAGAGAAGCTTTGGACTTCTTCGGGATTGAAGACAACCGTCAAAAGGAATTTTTCTTGGTCGATTACAAAACAC ATCAAATCCGTAATCCTGCTTCTTACGTACGTGACTACTATTTCTTTAAAAGGTCACAGTATCCTCAACTCGAATTGGTCCATATGAAACCTGAAGACGCGTTTAACGCTCTACAAAAGCAGGAACTTCTTCACAAGTTTGTGGAAATCGGCAAGGTTCTGCTGACTTGGGCGATTTTGAAAAACGTGGACATG GTGGTGCAAAGAGTTGTTTTTCTTCACGAAGAACTCATGAAACTGCCTTCTTTTCCGCGGAAAGCTCTCGAGTCAGACTTAGATCTGTACAAAGGTGGTGCATTAGGAAAAGAACTTCTTGGTTTGGACGTTCTGCACAAATTTATGTGGGTACGCCTGATCGCAAGAATGTTTGAAGCGATGGCCGGAAATTTTGCCTACTCTGGTGACATTCACTTGTTCTTGAATGTATTGAACGGTGCTGTAATGTTGCATTCCGAAGACGCGTGCATTTTGAGATACGTGATGGCAACCTACATCAACGCCGCTTtccatttcaaaaacattttttccaccaACGG CTACTTACTTATCATGCCCACTCTACTTAAAATTTACTCAAATCATCAAACCAACAAGTTGGTCACCACGACGATTGAATACGCggttaaacaattttatttaatgaacAGAAAACCTTTTATTCTACAAATGTTTGGTTCAGTGTCGGCCATGCTTGACACAGACGAAGAAGGCACTTTTGGTGATGCTCAcaaa ATTCAATCTAGCTGCCTCTTTAATCTCCTGTTGAGTTTAGAAACTCCATCTCCTGATCCTTTAAACATTGCTGAATTAGTTAAAGAAGATAAACCACTCAAAGCTATCGATTTCTGTTATCATGATGAAAACGAAATGGTCACGATTTTGGACTGCATATCACTCTGTGTTATGGTAGTTTCGTACTCATCTGAAAGTGTCAGAGGTTACCAGATGCTG ATCATTTTGGAAGCTATTTTACCTTGTTACGTTCAACATATTCAGTTACCTTCGTATAATAAAGAAGGCAAAACCGAGAAAGAAATCATCAATCACCTTGCAGTATCTATCAAAACATTGGTAAACAATTGTGAGGCTCTGACCAA GAGTTACAATGGACCTTATCGGTCGAGCCCCGAGCACAAAGGTTCCAGTCAAAGAAACTACAGCAGAGGTCCTTACTCTCCTGGATTTGATTTTGAAGACGAGTCTCACTCAAAGTTTATGAGCGAGCACTCTAGGGCCAAAAGCATGTACGAACACGACGTGGAAGATTCGGAAGTTCTCAGAGCTGATTACAGAAGACCCCGAGATGTACTTTTGTCTTTAGTAGGCGAATTTATGTGCAGAGCTACTGCAAGGCTCATAGAAttgaacaagaaaaataacCAAGAGGGTAAATTGATCGAGTTGTTGGATATCCGATCGCATATT cGCTTGGCCGACATCGCTCACAGTTTACTAAAAGTGTCGCCTTACGACCCCGAGTCTATGGGATGCAGAGGTCTTCAACATTACATGAGTTATATTTTACCGTCGACTGAATGGGCAAATGATGCGATGAGACCTGCTCTGGTGACAATATTGCGAAGACTCGATaaagttttccaaaaaatatccaaaaaaCCATCGATTCGG AGAAATACAGATTGGGACGCAGCTGCTGGTCTTCTTAAGGGAATATACGACACCATGGTAAAGTACCCCTACATAATGCATTGGCAACATATAAAAGCACTAATCAACACGTGTCAG tttttaatTGTCACCGAATGTTATTCGACAGAAGGAGTCTCCTCAGCGACGGCCGCTTTGATGAGCCAAGCTCCGCCCCCACATTTCTGTTCAATGGTGGTGCGTTTGATAGCGCTTCAGATTCAAAATACCAAC GACAACTGCACATTGGAGCAAGTATGTGGAGGCAGTTCCACGTTTTCTACGCAAGACAAGACAGAGAGTATGATAATGAATCTCATTATGCCTTTGTGTTTGAGAGTTGGTAGCGGTCGAAAAG TTTCAGATGTTTCGGCTATGAAACAAAATGATATTAGTTTTGCTATGACCTTAGTTCTGCACGCCATGAGTCCTCCTAACACGAAGTCGATGGCGTCGTCAGGACCAAATTTAAAAGTGGCGGCGGAAATTCGAACCGGCAGTTTAACTTTCACTGGCACCAGAGACACGAAGACTTCGTCGAAAATTAATACTTCGTTGTATCAAGTGTCATTTCTAG CTTTGAAAATCATGACGATATGTTTTGAAGGCGAGTTGATAACGGTGTGGACTCGAATCGCGCGAACCATGAGAGAACTGGGAAAAAGAAACGAAGCAGCCAGCTTCTTGTGGGACtttttagattttgttgttacgCATCGTACCCCACTATACATTTTGATGCAACCCTTTATCTTTCAGAAG TTGGCACAACCGCCGATATCAGATTTCGAACGCAACATACACGCAAAAATCCGAGATAAAATGAGGGGGATAGGGTTACCCTTTCCCAAGAGTCGAGGAGCTCTGCTCATGGAGCTTGCCCATCAAATGAAGGAACTGAAAGAAGAACTCGAAGATG CTTCGGATAACACCGATCCAAAGAAACCGGAAGCAGCGCAACCTACTGTACAGATGACCACTGAAACCAATCACGGACGTCATCAGCGCCATTCGCTGATTGGTTTATTCACAGGTGACCACGGAACTAAAGGATCGGCTGAGCATCCGCATACGACGCTTCCAACAAAAG TTCCAGAATCTTCCACTAGCACCAGTCACGTGTCAACACCGAATCAGGCCGCAAGCGATGGACAAGACGGCACCGCCAATGGTAGTTCCACCCCTTGCAATGCAGTTACTG GAGAAACTTCAACTACACCCTTGAGTCCCGGAAGCCCAGCGGATGACAGTTCCGGCGAAACCCACCCTGCTAAATCTCGTTTGCAACGAATAAAACCGCAAAGCAGGAAAACTTTCCGTATTCGGAAAAGCCGGAAGAACAGCCGAGTGGAA CTGTCGCATAGCAAAGAGTCTGAAGAACCTCCACAATTTGGGTCTCCACAAGTACCTTTAACCCCACCAGTGACCACTCAAACTCAAGTAACTCCACCTACAGAGTTGCCCCCAGTAACAGTGAACAACAAtcagcaacaacaacaacagcagcagcaacaacaacaacaacaacaaccgcAACAGCAAATCTCCGATCAACACCGATTAAGAATTTCAATGCGAGGTAAACCCACCGAGAGTTCGTGGGATGAAGACAGCGCCATCTCTCAAACGTCTAGCACTTCTGGGTACAGAGAGTCGTATCCGGTTATGCATTTAAGagataatctggaaaatagcCCCAAGGCCTTTCCACCTTTGGCTTCACCCGACATTCACGACTTACCATCTACGAGCAGTGCTACCACTACAAATCTGCAATGCGACAACAGCTCTCCAGATTGTTCTTTGAACGAAAATGGAGAAAGGACCGCCCTTTTGAGTCACACTGAGAGGTCCTCCTCCCAACATTCTCTGCTCATGGTGTTTGAACATCAAGACGAAACCACACTCATATAA